From Gemmatimonadota bacterium, a single genomic window includes:
- a CDS encoding aminotransferase class I/II-fold pyridoxal phosphate-dependent enzyme, translated as MKPEERAARGAGQSTRAVHAGAAKPVPGAPVVTPVVQSATFYMDAVPEGEVLYTRYGTNPNHLVLGRKLAELERAEAAIALGSGMAATSLTLLSFLGAGDHLVAASALYGGTTQLLTREFPRLGIETTFVELAGDWAGTIRRRTRALLVEVPSNPTLRVPDIRALGRLAREKGLPLLVDATFATPVNFRPLEHGADVVIHSATKYLGGHSDLTAGVVAGPKDVIEEVRHKLKSFGPVLDPHAVWLLERGIKTLVVRVARQNENGLALAGWLEAHPAVVAVHYPGLESHPEHAVARELFQGFGGMLSLVVRGGDEAALRVMSRFRLVCVAPSLGGVETLASMPRFTSHIGLSAAERHALGIADGFIRLSLGIEDAEDLRADLAQALDAEAA; from the coding sequence ATGAAGCCTGAAGAGCGCGCGGCGAGAGGCGCGGGCCAGTCCACGCGCGCGGTGCACGCCGGCGCGGCAAAGCCCGTGCCTGGCGCGCCGGTGGTCACGCCGGTCGTGCAGAGCGCCACCTTTTACATGGACGCGGTGCCGGAGGGAGAGGTGCTGTACACGCGCTACGGCACCAACCCGAACCATCTCGTTCTGGGCCGCAAGCTGGCCGAGCTGGAGCGCGCCGAGGCCGCGATCGCGCTGGGCAGCGGCATGGCCGCTACCTCCCTTACCCTGCTCTCCTTCCTGGGCGCGGGTGATCACCTGGTCGCGGCCAGCGCCCTCTACGGCGGCACGACCCAGTTGTTGACGCGGGAGTTTCCGCGCCTGGGCATTGAGACCACGTTCGTCGAGCTGGCGGGCGACTGGGCGGGCACCATCCGGCGTCGCACCCGCGCGCTACTGGTCGAGGTGCCGTCCAACCCCACGTTGCGCGTGCCGGACATCCGGGCGTTGGGCCGACTCGCGCGCGAGAAGGGGCTGCCGCTGCTGGTGGATGCGACCTTTGCCACGCCGGTCAACTTCCGCCCGCTCGAACATGGCGCGGACGTGGTCATCCACAGTGCGACCAAGTACCTGGGCGGCCACTCGGATCTCACCGCAGGCGTGGTCGCGGGGCCAAAGGACGTCATCGAGGAGGTGCGGCACAAGCTGAAGAGTTTCGGTCCCGTGCTGGATCCGCATGCTGTCTGGCTGCTCGAGCGGGGGATCAAGACCCTGGTGGTGCGCGTCGCGCGGCAGAACGAGAACGGGCTGGCACTGGCCGGCTGGCTGGAGGCTCATCCGGCCGTGGTAGCGGTGCACTACCCGGGTCTCGAGAGCCACCCGGAGCATGCAGTCGCGCGCGAGCTGTTCCAGGGCTTTGGCGGCATGCTGAGCCTGGTTGTGCGCGGCGGCGATGAGGCGGCATTGCGGGTGATGAGCCGATTCCGGCTGGTCTGCGTGGCGCCCAGTCTGGGCGGCGTCGAGACGCTGGCCTCCATGCCGCGCTTCACCTCACACATTGGGCTGAGTGCAGCCGAGCGACACGCCCTCGGCATTGCCGACGGCTTCATCCGCCTCTCGCTCGGGATCGAGGACGCGGAGGACTTGAGGGCTGACCTGGCCCAGGCATTGGACGCGGAGGCTGCGTGA